One genomic window of Fusarium fujikuroi IMI 58289 draft genome, chromosome FFUJ_chr01 includes the following:
- a CDS encoding probable signal transduction scaffold protein, essential for virulence and fertility: MGPNAGNGVGGLEMGPMMQGNGSNIPQATEYTLQGVMRFLQTEWHRHERDRNSWEIEKQEMKGRIANLEGQARRADATQRVLRKYVTMLERKVKEQTAQLQGQEAVDAETAAKNDRAAKIQEKLRSTLEDMPVPGVDGVNYEKLDRGDEEAQRQDLKTFLDQCQSEFMYLMITPANPQPPRESPPLPIMEDLREVEAFGMPAPQQQFQLPTRNAQNHSQEMNSRISQQNHAPHGQNQQQHFGQKQEHQPQPMVRSEHPPVMYQNSNDWPAPVSVTSRPVEDHMPQANHAAEVLGGMDDSSELREKHSAQSENDGWEFPEGTFPEPGNSQPNSQPNRPDTDAFPTADNLPKSPSRRDSSHRRKGSMSRRRSADHELALAAQKAESGNFKLRFGLRGHLDTVRTIIFSGGGSPGEPEICTGGDDGMIKRFHIPRLDGHPGGLAHTASDLDVTANFTHRGHSGAILCLTSWSPSPNFSTGGRAQGDGWIFSGGQDATIRVWERGRVDPKATLEGHTDAVWAICVLPATLGQIFGSSSPYGSTDRILVVSGAADGSVRLWSVSAPPQLSSPQPGTNRAMTGRGGRVRGNSMSSGSGFSNTPQPTIASNSPFNHTLVHNISRSDGSTASPTCITPLGTTGESFVVSYSDAAIIVYDTRTGEQIGNMDSLETYDQSNKTSVNAVVATTIGLDQANQNHSGSIGEEDASSGATGGGRSMAGSGVEGTIISGHEDRFIRFFDANSGQCTYNMIAHPDAISSLSLSPDGRELVSAGHDASLRFWSLEKRTCTQEVTSHRVMRGEGICACVWSQDGKWVVSAGGDGVVKVFAR; encoded by the exons ATGGGCCCTAATGCTGGCAACGGCGTGGGCGGCCTGGAGATGGGACCTATGATGCAGGGCAATGGCTCCAACATCCCCCAGGCCACCGAGTACACCCTCCAGGGCGTCATGCGATTCCTGCAGACAGAATGGCACAGACATGAGCGCGATAGAAATTCGtgggagattgagaagcaagagatgAAGGGCCGCATCGCCAACCTCGAGGGTCAGGCGCGGAGGGCCGATGCTACTCAGCGCGTGCTGAGGAAGTATGTGACTATGCTGGAGCGAAAGGTTAAGGAGCAGACAGCTCAGCTTCAGGGTCAGGAAGCAGTTGATGCAGAGACGGCGGCTAAGAATGATCGGGCTGCTAAGATACAAGAGAAGCTTAGAT CTACCTTGGAGGATATGCCCGTGCCCGGTGTCGATGGCGTTAACTATGAGAAGCTCGACCGAGGTGACGAGGAAGCtcaacgacaagatcttaagacctttcttGATCAATGCCAATCCGAATTTATGTACCTTATGATTACCCCCGCGAACCCGCAGCCACCTCGAGAATCTCCCCCGCTACCGATCATGGAGGATCTGCGAGAAGTCGAGGCGTTTGGCATGCCAGCTCCCCAGCAGCAATTCCAGCTCCCTACACGAAATGCTCAGAATCACTCTCAAGAAATGAACTCGAGGATATCTCAGCAGAATCATGCGCCTCATGGTCAAAACCAGCAGCAACACTTTGGCCAGAAGCAAGAacaccagcctcagccaaTGGTGCGGTCCGAGCATCCACCTGTCATGTATCAAAACTCTAATGACTGGCCGGCGCCCGTGTCAGTAACATCCCGACCGGTTGAAGATCACATGCCACAAGCAAACCATGCGGCAGAAGTTTTGGGTGGAATGGATGATTCTTCTGAACTTAGGGAGAAACACTCTGCACAGTCCGAGAATGATGGATGGGAGTTCCCTGAGGGCACATTCCCTGAACCTGGAAACTCCCAACCCAATTCTCAACCTAACCGCCCTGATACCGATGCTTTCCCTACTGCTGATAACCTCCCCAAGTCGCCGAGCCGACGAGACAGCTCCCACCGACGGAAAGGCTCCATGTCTAGAAGACGAAGTGCCGATCATGAGCTAGCCTTGGCTGCCCAAAAAGCTGAGAGTGGTAATTTCAAGCTCAGATTTGGACTCCGAGGTCACCTCGATACTGTTCGCACAATCATATTCTCTGGAGGCGGTAGCCCCGGCGAGCCAGAAATCTGTACTGGAGGAGACGACGGTATGATCAAGCGCTTCCACATTCCTCGATTGGATGGCCACCCTGGCGGTCTTGCGCACACAGCGTCAGATCTTGATGTTACAGCCAACTTTACACACCGTGGTCACTCAGGAGCAATTCTGTGTTTGACATCGTGGTCACCCTCGCCGAATTTCTCAACTGGAGGCCGCGCACAAGGCGACGGCTGGATATTCTCCGGCGGCCAAGATGCGACCATTCGAGTTTGGGAGCGTGGAAGAGTCGATCCTAAGGCGACTCTCGAAGGACATACTGATGCAGTCTGGGCCATCTGTGTTCTGCCAGCAACTCTTGGCCAAATATTTGGAAGCTCAAGTCCTTACGGTAGCACGGATCGTATCTTGGTTGTTTCGGGTGCTGCAGACGGCAGTGTTCGTTTGTGGTCAGTGAGCGCACCTCCTCAGCTGAGCTCGCCACAACCTGGAACAAACCGAGCTATGACCGGTCGCGGAGGTAGAGTCCGTGGTAACTCGATGAGCTCCGGCAGTGGATTCTCCAATACTCCTCAACCTACTATCGCCTCCAACTCGCCTTTCAACCATACCCTTGTACACAACATCTCAAGGTCTGACGGCTCGACCGCCAGTCCCACGTGCATCACACCTCTGGGTACCACTGGAGAGTCGTTCGTTGTCTCGTACTCAGATGCCGCGATTATCGTTTATGACACCCGAACCGGTGAACAAATCGGCAACATGGACAGCCTTGAAACATATGATCAGTCTAACAAGACCAGCGTTAATGCCGTTGTGGCGACGACTATCGGCCTCGATCAGGCTAACCAGAATCACAGCGGTAGCATaggcgaagaagatgccaGCTCAGGTGCTACTGGAGGTGGACGATCAATGGCTGGTTCAGGTGTTGAGGGAACTATCATCTCTGGCCACGAAGACCGCTTTATCCGGTTCTTCGATGCCAACAGCG GCCAATGTACATATAACATGATTGCCCACCCCGATGCCATTTCCAGCCTTTCACTAAGCCCTGACGGTCGTGAGCTCGTCAGCGCCGGTCACGACGCCTCCCTCCGTTTCTGGAGCCTCGAGAAGCGCACCTGCACGCAAGAAGTGACAAGTCATCGCGTGATGCGCGGTGAAGGCATCTGTGCCTGCGTGTGGAGTCAAGATGGAAAATGGGTAGTCAGCGCTGGCGGCGACGGCGTGGTCAAGGTGTTTGCACGATAA